A single window of Candidatus Binatia bacterium DNA harbors:
- a CDS encoding sulfite exporter TauE/SafE family protein, whose translation MPPLAAHLAVAVSAWIQGSVGFGYALVSAPLLALLDPALVPGPVMVSSLLLSLSGAVRERSSIDRRGVLLGLVGRLPGVALGAAALAWLPDKQTSVVFGVLVLVAVALSVSGLRLALTTRNLLVTGFASGVMGTMTSIGGPPVALLYQHHEGPRLRSTLNAYFALGSAMSIPALALAGHFGASELLAGSLLLPATMAGFALSAFTRSWIDDGRTRAAVLAVASASALAVVVRELAP comes from the coding sequence GTGCCCCCGCTAGCCGCCCACCTCGCCGTCGCTGTCAGCGCGTGGATCCAGGGATCGGTCGGGTTCGGCTACGCGCTGGTATCGGCCCCGCTGCTGGCGCTGCTGGATCCCGCACTCGTGCCTGGACCCGTCATGGTCAGCTCTCTTCTGCTGTCGCTGTCCGGAGCGGTACGCGAAAGGTCGAGCATCGACCGGCGCGGCGTGCTCCTCGGCCTCGTCGGTCGCCTGCCCGGCGTCGCGCTCGGCGCCGCCGCGCTGGCCTGGCTGCCGGACAAGCAGACGAGCGTCGTGTTCGGCGTGCTCGTGCTCGTCGCCGTCGCGCTGAGCGTTTCGGGACTGCGTCTTGCGCTGACGACGCGCAACCTGCTCGTCACCGGATTCGCGTCCGGCGTGATGGGAACGATGACGTCGATCGGCGGGCCGCCGGTCGCGCTCCTCTACCAGCACCACGAGGGACCGAGGCTGCGCTCGACGCTCAATGCGTACTTTGCGCTGGGCAGCGCGATGTCGATCCCGGCGCTCGCGCTGGCGGGACATTTCGGAGCGTCCGAGCTGCTCGCCGGCTCGCTGCTGCTGCCGGCAACGATGGCCGGATTTGCGCTGTCGGCGTTCACGCGATCCTGGATCGACGACGGCCGCACGCGCGCCGCCGTGCTCGCGGTCGCGAGCGCATCGGCGCTGGCCGTCGTGGTGCGCGAGCTCGCGCCGTAA
- the gmd gene encoding GDP-mannose 4,6-dehydratase — protein sequence MAKRAFITGVTGQDGSYLAEYLLRHGYEVHGLVRRTSTVTRTRIDHLYVDPREPGARFFLHYGDMTDALRLRDLVDTIAPDEIYNLAAQSHVRVSFDEPAFTAQVDALGAVNLLEAVRRMKNPARFYQASSSEMFGKVAEVPQNEKTPFHPRSPYGCAKVYAHFQTVNYREAYGLFAASGILFNHESPRRGESFVTRKITRAAARIKLGLQQTLVLGNLDARRDWGFAPDYVEAMWRMLQHREPDDFVIATGETHSIADFLDRAFSLLDLDWKRHVVTDSRFERPTEVDMLLGDSSKARRVLEWEPRTLFDDLVRVMVESDLELARREASRGA from the coding sequence GTGGCAAAACGCGCGTTCATTACCGGAGTGACGGGGCAGGACGGGTCGTACCTGGCCGAGTACCTGCTGCGCCACGGCTACGAAGTTCACGGGCTGGTACGCCGCACGAGCACCGTGACGCGCACCAGGATCGACCATCTGTACGTCGACCCTCGAGAGCCCGGGGCGCGCTTTTTTCTGCACTACGGCGACATGACCGATGCGCTGAGGCTGCGCGACCTCGTCGACACGATCGCGCCGGACGAGATCTACAACCTCGCCGCGCAGTCGCACGTGCGCGTGTCCTTCGACGAGCCGGCGTTTACCGCCCAGGTGGACGCGCTCGGTGCCGTCAACCTGCTCGAAGCCGTGCGGCGCATGAAGAACCCGGCCAGGTTCTACCAGGCTTCTTCCAGCGAGATGTTCGGCAAGGTCGCCGAAGTGCCGCAGAACGAGAAGACGCCGTTCCACCCGCGCAGCCCCTACGGCTGCGCGAAGGTCTACGCGCATTTCCAGACGGTGAACTACCGCGAGGCGTACGGATTGTTCGCGGCCAGCGGCATCCTGTTCAACCACGAGTCGCCCCGGCGCGGTGAGAGCTTCGTCACACGCAAGATCACGCGCGCGGCGGCGCGCATCAAGCTCGGGCTGCAGCAGACCCTGGTGCTCGGAAATCTCGACGCGAGGCGGGACTGGGGCTTCGCGCCCGACTACGTCGAGGCGATGTGGCGCATGCTGCAGCACCGCGAACCCGACGACTTCGTGATCGCGACCGGCGAGACGCACTCGATCGCCGATTTCCTCGATCGGGCGTTCTCGCTTCTCGATCTGGACTGGAAGCGCCACGTCGTCACGGACTCGCGCTTCGAGAGGCCCACCGAGGTCGACATGCTGCTCGGCGATTCGTCCAAGGCGCGGCGCGTCCTGGAGTGGGAGCCGCGCACGCTGTTCGACGATCTCGTTCGCGTGATGGTCGAGAGCGACCTCGAGCTGGCCAGGCGCGAAGCTTCGCGCGGCGCCTGA
- a CDS encoding matrixin family metalloprotease: protein MLVFLGYWLRVFLAPCGTPLHYRIGTIDGRFRVTRSELRSALEKAEAMWEGPLGQNLFEYDEKATLVVNLQFDTRQDQTQDTNRRKADIDSTSTSAADARSRYDAANSRYESDKSAYSAAEASLNAKIDEFNREVQTGVGDDVQVQARREQLDRGRMDLDAKRHDLNDLGERVNTLRRRYNELADSINTDIAAINRNSGREFEQGLYTRNSEGTHIDIFEFQDRDDLVRVLAHELGHALGLEHSTDSDSLMYALHTQEHATVTAPDLAALRRRCRL, encoded by the coding sequence ATGCTCGTTTTCCTCGGCTATTGGCTGAGGGTATTCCTCGCGCCGTGCGGCACGCCGCTGCACTACCGCATCGGAACCATCGACGGTCGCTTCCGGGTCACCCGAAGCGAGCTGCGCTCGGCGCTGGAGAAGGCCGAAGCGATGTGGGAGGGCCCGCTCGGCCAGAACCTGTTCGAGTACGACGAGAAAGCCACGCTGGTCGTCAATCTCCAGTTCGACACGCGCCAGGACCAGACGCAGGACACCAATCGTCGCAAGGCCGACATCGATTCGACCAGCACCTCGGCCGCGGATGCACGAAGCCGCTACGACGCGGCCAACTCGCGCTACGAGTCGGACAAGTCCGCGTACAGCGCAGCCGAAGCTTCGCTCAACGCGAAGATCGACGAATTCAACCGGGAGGTGCAGACCGGCGTGGGCGACGACGTGCAGGTCCAGGCCCGCCGCGAGCAGCTCGACCGCGGGCGCATGGACCTGGATGCGAAACGCCACGACCTCAACGATCTCGGGGAGCGCGTCAACACGCTTCGCCGTCGTTACAACGAGCTGGCCGACTCGATCAACACCGACATCGCCGCGATCAACCGCAACTCGGGGCGCGAGTTCGAGCAGGGACTCTACACGCGCAACTCCGAAGGAACGCACATCGACATTTTCGAGTTCCAGGATCGCGACGACCTGGTGCGGGTGCTCGCCCACGAGCTCGGCCACGCGCTCGGCCTCGAGCACAGCACCGATTCCGATTCGCTGATGTACGCACTGCACACCCAGGAACACGCGACCGTCACGGCGCCGGACCTCGCGGCACTTCGCAGGCGCTGCCGTCTCTGA
- the kdsB gene encoding 3-deoxy-manno-octulosonate cytidylyltransferase: MQESSNDVAVVVIPARYGSTRLPGKPLADLGGRPLIEHVWRRALLARLPERVLVATDDERVRAAMPKEAEVVMTRADHPSGSDRIAEVAAGLDCAILVNVQGDLPLLDPTLVDELIEMLQRDPALGLATVAVPIESSEEMDNPSVVKVVCDSGGRALYFSRAPIPYDRSDPSSYAGAMRHVGIYAYRRQTLLRFAALAPTPLEKTECLEQLRALENGISIGVVRRSDAVPIEVDTPADLAAARSALAALHPDSPDSPTPPGPRRTGRTATAEEVPSS; the protein is encoded by the coding sequence ATGCAGGAGTCTTCGAACGACGTTGCGGTCGTCGTCATCCCCGCCAGGTACGGGTCGACGAGACTGCCGGGTAAGCCTTTGGCCGATCTCGGCGGAAGACCCCTCATCGAGCACGTCTGGAGACGGGCGCTGCTGGCCCGCCTGCCCGAAAGGGTGCTGGTCGCGACCGACGACGAGAGAGTCCGCGCGGCAATGCCGAAAGAGGCCGAGGTCGTCATGACCCGAGCCGACCATCCGAGCGGCAGCGACCGCATCGCCGAAGTCGCCGCGGGCCTGGACTGCGCAATCCTCGTCAACGTCCAGGGCGACCTTCCGCTTCTCGACCCCACGCTGGTCGACGAGCTCATCGAGATGCTGCAGCGCGATCCTGCGCTCGGGCTCGCGACGGTGGCAGTGCCGATCGAGAGCTCCGAAGAGATGGACAACCCGTCGGTCGTCAAGGTCGTCTGCGACAGCGGCGGGCGGGCGCTGTATTTTTCGCGCGCGCCGATTCCTTACGACCGCTCCGATCCTTCGTCGTACGCGGGTGCGATGCGCCACGTCGGCATCTACGCGTACCGCCGCCAGACGCTGCTGCGCTTTGCCGCGCTCGCGCCCACGCCTCTCGAGAAGACCGAATGCCTCGAGCAGCTTCGCGCGCTCGAAAACGGCATTTCGATCGGAGTCGTGCGCCGCAGCGACGCCGTGCCGATCGAAGTCGATACTCCCGCAGACCTGGCCGCCGCGCGCAGCGCGCTGGCGGCTTTGCATCCCGATTCGCCCGACTCGCCCACTCCGCCCGGCCCGCGCCGCACCGGCCGGACGGCGACTGCCGAAGAGGTGCCATCGTCATGA